A single genomic interval of Acidobacteriota bacterium harbors:
- the thiE gene encoding thiamine phosphate synthase: MLLEKIPPLYAITDSGLSHLSHSNQVRILVDSGVKLIQMREKKVGRDFFEEIVKSVSYSRERGALIIVNDRVDMALAAGADGVHLGEEDLPPLEARRILGPAKIIGVSTHSITEAIQASRMDVNYLAIGPIFKTKTKDLKYSPLGREAIAEIKRTVDKPLVAIGGITLEKVREIFEAGADSVAIISDLLCRGEPGERARLFLAAIESLKS; encoded by the coding sequence TTGCTTCTAGAAAAAATTCCCCCTCTATATGCTATAACCGACAGCGGATTGTCGCATCTGTCTCACTCTAACCAGGTGAGGATCCTCGTCGACAGCGGCGTGAAACTGATCCAGATGAGGGAGAAAAAGGTTGGCAGGGATTTTTTCGAGGAGATCGTTAAGTCTGTTTCCTATTCCAGAGAGCGCGGGGCGTTAATCATAGTCAATGACAGAGTGGACATGGCTCTTGCCGCTGGAGCAGATGGTGTTCATCTCGGGGAAGAAGACCTGCCGCCGCTGGAAGCAAGAAGAATTCTTGGCCCGGCAAAGATCATCGGCGTTTCCACTCATTCCATCACGGAGGCGATCCAAGCATCGAGGATGGATGTGAATTATCTGGCCATCGGGCCTATCTTCAAGACAAAGACCAAAGACCTGAAATACAGCCCTCTAGGTCGGGAAGCGATTGCTGAAATCAAAAGGACCGTCGACAAACCGCTCGTTGCCATAGGTGGAATCACGCTGGAGAAAGTAAGGGAGATCTTCGAAGCCGGCGCCGATTCAGTGGCCATAATATCAGACCTTCTATGCAGAGGAGAACCCGGTGAAAGAGCCAGGCTCTTTCTAGCTGCTATCGAATCTCTGAAATCATGA
- the accC gene encoding acetyl-CoA carboxylase biotin carboxylase subunit: MFKKILIANRGEIALRIIWACKELGIKTVAVHSDVDADSLHVKYADDDVCIGPAKNSESYLNVTSIISAAEITGADAIHPGYGFLAESTHFAEICRECNITFIGPSPEIIRLMGDKVEARRTMIKAGVPVIPGSEAVIPDDVEALKLAEQIGYPIIIKAAAGGGGRGMRIVRSAEELDEAFKIAQTEAKAAFDVPDVYIEKYLEAPRHIEFQILGDNFGNILHLFERECSIQRRHQKLVEESPSPGMTPELRERMSSAALKAAETVGYTNAGTIEFLLDGDRNFYFMEMNTRIQVEHPVTENVTGIDLIKEQIKIAAGERLSCRQEDIKLNGHSIECRINAEDPETFAPSPGKIRLFHPPGGPGVRVDTAAYAECIIPPYYDSLVAKLITRGNTRKETVSRMKRALDSFIIEGIKTNIPLQQKIISDEDFIQGNISTRFMEKFLPQKKSEP, translated from the coding sequence ATGTTCAAGAAGATATTGATAGCCAATCGGGGAGAGATTGCCCTGCGGATCATCTGGGCATGCAAGGAGCTCGGCATTAAGACGGTTGCCGTTCATTCCGATGTTGATGCCGATTCTCTGCATGTCAAATATGCCGATGATGATGTCTGCATCGGTCCCGCCAAGAACTCTGAAAGTTATCTGAACGTCACCAGCATCATCTCAGCGGCTGAGATAACTGGAGCCGATGCGATCCATCCCGGATATGGATTCCTTGCGGAATCAACGCACTTTGCGGAGATATGCAGGGAATGCAACATCACCTTCATCGGCCCTTCCCCGGAGATCATTAGATTGATGGGAGACAAGGTGGAGGCAAGGAGGACGATGATCAAGGCGGGTGTGCCGGTCATCCCGGGAAGCGAAGCGGTCATCCCGGATGACGTGGAAGCATTGAAGCTTGCCGAGCAGATCGGTTATCCCATTATCATCAAGGCAGCGGCTGGAGGCGGGGGGCGTGGGATGAGGATTGTCAGGAGCGCCGAGGAACTGGATGAAGCCTTCAAGATAGCACAGACGGAAGCGAAAGCAGCATTCGATGTCCCGGATGTATACATAGAGAAATATCTTGAAGCCCCAAGGCACATCGAGTTTCAGATACTCGGCGATAATTTTGGTAATATCCTTCATCTCTTCGAAAGGGAGTGTTCCATCCAGAGGAGGCACCAGAAGCTCGTCGAGGAATCTCCTTCTCCTGGCATGACTCCAGAGCTGAGAGAAAGAATGTCGTCTGCAGCGCTCAAAGCGGCTGAGACAGTAGGGTACACGAATGCCGGGACCATCGAATTCCTCCTGGATGGTGACCGGAACTTCTATTTCATGGAAATGAATACGAGAATTCAGGTGGAACATCCCGTGACCGAGAACGTGACCGGGATTGATCTCATCAAGGAGCAGATAAAGATCGCAGCGGGAGAGAGGCTTTCCTGCCGCCAGGAAGATATAAAACTGAACGGCCACAGCATAGAATGCCGGATCAATGCGGAAGATCCGGAGACATTTGCTCCTTCTCCAGGAAAGATCAGACTCTTCCATCCACCCGGCGGACCCGGGGTCAGGGTCGATACTGCCGCGTATGCCGAGTGCATCATTCCTCCGTACTACGATTCACTGGTAGCGAAACTCATCACGAGAGGTAACACCAGAAAGGAAACGGTTTCCAGGATGAAGAGAGCCCTGGATTCCTTCATCATAGAAGGGATCAAGACCAACATCCCGTTACAGCAGAAGATCATTTCAGACGAAGATTTCATACAAGGAAACATTTCGACGAGGTTCATGGAAAAATTCCTCCCGCAGAAAAAGTCGGAACCCTAG
- the accB gene encoding acetyl-CoA carboxylase biotin carboxyl carrier protein, which translates to MDKEIKDLIDYISRSNFVEFELEREGFKIKLVKGAGRVAKIEAAPQEVVIEEKVVESSELPKVETAPAEALEKDNLFEVKSPIVGTFYRAPDPKAPPYVEVGDLVRKGQILCIVEAMKLMNEIESEVAGEIVEILVPNAHPVEYGQVLFRLRPAE; encoded by the coding sequence TTGGATAAAGAGATTAAAGACCTTATCGACTACATATCAAGAAGCAACTTCGTGGAGTTCGAACTGGAGAGGGAAGGCTTCAAGATCAAGCTGGTCAAAGGAGCAGGCAGAGTGGCTAAAATCGAAGCGGCTCCTCAAGAGGTCGTCATTGAGGAAAAAGTGGTGGAGAGCAGCGAACTGCCGAAAGTCGAAACCGCTCCCGCGGAAGCTCTCGAAAAGGATAATCTGTTTGAAGTGAAGTCTCCAATAGTGGGAACTTTCTACAGGGCTCCCGATCCCAAAGCTCCTCCCTACGTGGAGGTTGGCGATCTCGTACGGAAGGGGCAGATTCTGTGCATCGTGGAAGCGATGAAGCTCATGAACGAGATCGAGTCGGAGGTTGCAGGTGAGATCGTGGAGATCCTCGTTCCCAACGCTCACCCGGTGGAGTACGGGCAGGTACTATTCCGGTTGAGACCGGCAGAATAG
- a CDS encoding tetratricopeptide repeat protein yields the protein MKNEPDEILTETLADLYLKQGMKVKARRIYEKLLERTPDDFRLMRKIELTHSSGSEAPESSQSQHSEDGICGNTRNETVEKKIGLLKKLLERLTG from the coding sequence ATGAAAAACGAACCTGATGAAATCCTGACGGAGACTCTGGCAGACCTCTATCTCAAGCAGGGAATGAAGGTCAAAGCTCGCAGGATCTATGAGAAACTGCTTGAGAGGACCCCGGACGATTTCCGCCTGATGCGAAAGATCGAACTGACGCACTCTTCCGGGAGTGAAGCGCCGGAATCATCTCAGTCACAGCATTCCGAAGATGGCATATGCGGAAATACAAGAAATGAAACCGTGGAGAAAAAGATAGGACTGCTTAAGAAGTTGCTGGAGAGGCTGACGGGATGA